Part of the Fibrobacter sp. UWP2 genome is shown below.
GGGCCGTCGCCGCCCGGGTCTTCGGAATACGTCTCGGTGTAGGACTTGTTCGCCTTGATGTAGTTGGGGACTGCAGTGGCGCCCTTCACCTTCTCGGTGCAGCCCGATGCGTTCGTGATGGTCGCGCTCGGGTACTCGATGCGGAAACGCACGATGGCCTGGTGCCCGCGACTCGCGATATCGTCGAGCATCTTTTCAAAACTGCTCCAGTCGTAGTCGATCTTGTCGTCGGTCTTGCCCTTCACCACGGCGCAGGGGAGGCAGTACGAGAATTCGAGCGAAATCGAACCTTGCAAATTCTTCTGGTCTTTCGCCTGGTCGGGCCAGAACACGATGCCCTTCATGGGTTCGAGCGTCTCGATTTCTTTGTTGAGCGCGACGGAGCGGTCCGCCGCGAATGACATTGCGGCAAGCATGCCTGTTGCCAATGCCGCAGTTGTGATAACGGGGGCGGCGCCCGCGAGATATTTTTTCACCATAATCCACACACCTTTCGGGAAAAGACCCGATGTTATTAATCTAATACAGAATTTGCGTAAAGTCAAGTAAAAAAACGGGTCTTTTACGGTTCGAAAATACGGATAAACTTCGGTTTGCCTTTCACGCTCTTGCCGAGGGCGTCCACCTGCTTGCCGGTGGCGTTTTGCTGGCGAATTTGCTGTGAGGTGCGGACCTTACGGGCGTATGGAATTGCGTCGGTTGAACCGTTGTGCAACACGACTGCGATGCTGTCGAGGATCGGGTTGCCGGTGCCTTCGATGTAGTCATGCGAAACTTCCCACACCATAATGCCCGCGTAGCCGTTATCCTTGACCCAGCGGCTCTTGACGGCAGAAGAATGCGGGTCTTCGAAGGTCACGTATCCGGTGCTCGATACTCCGTAAGGTGACACGGAGACGCTGTCAAAGAAGAATTCCCAGTCGGGGTTTGCGACAATGTCCTTGTATGGTACTTGTTTTGCGGTGCCCTTGGTAAAGTCGGTGCCGGGACCTGTCGCTCCTTCAAACTGAAATCCGAACGAGGGAATTCCGAAGACCATCTTTTCGGTAGGAACGCCGCGTTTTTTCCAGTAGTCATGGGTCTGTTCCCACGACCAGGTGGTATAACCGCTGTGCGGGTAGAGCGGCGAATCGAACATGGCTTTGTCGTCCCAGTCGCCGGTGATGTCGTAGGTCATGAATCCGAGCCAGTCCAGGTTTTTCACGAGGACTTCGGGCGTGAAGAATTTGCCGTAATATTGCGAGCAGGGGAGCGCTGCCGAGAGCGTCTTGCCTTCGGGGAGTGCCGCGCGGAGCTCGGTGAGCAGTTTGTTGTAGGCGATGGTGTCTGCATCGGGTACGGGGTTGTATTCCCATTCCCAGTCCATGTCGAGGCCGTCTAAATTATGGTCGGCGACGAACTGCACGAGGTTCGCGATGAACTTTTGGCGGAGCGCGTCGTCCGATGCGACGGGCACGAAGTTTTCGCTCTGTCCGCCACCGCCGAGCGATACGATGACCTTTGTTCCTGCGGCATGTCCGAGTGCGACCATTTCGTCGAGAGCGCTCGGGTCGTCTGCGGCGTCGCCACGCAGGCTTCCGTCGGTATCGGGTGTAATAAAGCTCCACAGCACGTGAGTCAGCTTTTCGTATGGCACCTTGTCCACGGTGTAGGCGGGCTTGTGCCATTTTCCCCAGTCGGGGTAATAGCCGATAAACAGCGGGGCTGCCCATGCGGAGTAAATACCCGCGAGTGTCAAAAAAAAGAGGAAAAATGCCTTCATGTTCCTAATATATCCTTTTTTGGGGTGAATAGTCCCGTGTTGAGATAAAAGGGACGAAATGTTCCATTTTTGCAATGGGCAAAACTTGTGTAAATTGCATTTTTTCTTGAAAAAAGACGTTTTTGAGGGTACAATTTGGGTATGCATATCAGGAAGTCTTTTTTCTGGTGTGTGGTTTGTTTAGGATTGGCATGCGTGGTGGCATGCTCTGATGACTCTGGCACAGGGACGGACGACTTTGAACCTGTAGGCTCTGCGGAACCCGTAGTCATTATCGACGAGAACGGGAATGAGGTCATCGTTTACAGTTCAACATCTATTGACCCGCAGTCGGCTGGCTCGCAGCCTGCGCTTTCGCAGCAGGGGCTGGAACCTGCGTCTTCCTCCTCCCAAAAGGACGACAAGTCGCACGAGGGACCGCTCACAGGCGAGGACCCGCACCAGGTTGTCGTAGATACGGCGCTCCCGTTCGTGGGGAGTTTCCCGGTGGTATTCTCCGAAGTCTCGCCCAACAACGCGAACTTCAAGGACAATGACGGCAATGACCCTGGCTGGGTGGAACTCTACAACACCTCGGATTCGGCGGTGAGCCTAAAGGGAGTCGCCCTGAGTAATGATGCGAAATACCCGCGCCGCTGGGTCTTTGGCAATGCGACAATGCCCGCCAAGAGCCACATGGTGGTGTTCCTTTCGGGCAAGAACTACCCCGACTACATTCCGCCTTCAGATTCCGTCAACATGGTAGGCACCGATTGCAGTTCCGAGGAGTCGGCGGGCGGCGGCATGTGGGGTGGTAATTTCCCCGGCATGGGCGGGGACTTTCCGGGCATGGGTGGCGGCGCCGGTGGCGCAGGTGCCGCAACGGGTGCGGCTTCGAGCAACGTCTCTAACCTGACGGGTAAAAGTGCCCTCTGTTTTAGCGAGAACGGGACGAACATGGTGGGTGCTACCCTCAAGGTGGCGCAGGGCGGCTCCTATTCCCGCGTGGTGGTGAAGGCGAACAATGCAAACCTCTCAAAAATCGACCAGCTTGTGGTGCGCGGCTTTTTCACCAAGAACCACAAGATCCGTGTGAACTTCAAGGAAGGCGATTCGCTCAGCAAGTGGAGCGGCAAGAATTTGCGTGGGACAGGCGATACAAACTCGGTATATTACGTGCGTATCGCCGAGAACGCAAGTGACGCGAACCTCTCGCGCGTGACGGCGACGACTTTTGCCTTCGAGACGCAGGGAAGCGAGTCGACGACTTTCAAGGTGACGTCTTACATCGCGCGCAAACGTGGTCACGAACCGCATACGACGTTCAAGGCCGAAGACAGCGGCGCCCTGTACTTGGTGAGCGAGGATATGGGAATCCTCGACTCCGTGCGGTTTGGCAATATGCCGACGGGGGCCTCGTGGTCGCGAGACGCGGCGGGCAAGTGGGGTTATGCGGCGCCTTCGCCGTATGGCAATGCGGCGGGCGAGGTGTTCCCCGTGCAGGCGGGCGACGCGTCGGCCGCGGTGAACATTCCAGCTTCGGGATTCTATTCTTCGGCAGTGACGGTCACATTCCCGGCGGGCACGCGTTGCGAGCAGGGCGGAACTGCGCCGACCGCGAATTCCCAAGTGATGCCGCAGACGCTCACCATCAATGCGACGACAGTTCTCCGTTGCCGTGCCTATGCCGAGGGTTCTTACCCGGGTGAAGAAATTATCCGCACCTATGTTTTTGAACAGCAGCCTTCGCTTGCTTCGATATTCGTGACGACCGATCCGCTTTCAATGTTCAGTCCCGATTC
Proteins encoded:
- a CDS encoding lamin tail domain-containing protein is translated as MVCLGLACVVACSDDSGTGTDDFEPVGSAEPVVIIDENGNEVIVYSSTSIDPQSAGSQPALSQQGLEPASSSSQKDDKSHEGPLTGEDPHQVVVDTALPFVGSFPVVFSEVSPNNANFKDNDGNDPGWVELYNTSDSAVSLKGVALSNDAKYPRRWVFGNATMPAKSHMVVFLSGKNYPDYIPPSDSVNMVGTDCSSEESAGGGMWGGNFPGMGGDFPGMGGGAGGAGAATGAASSNVSNLTGKSALCFSENGTNMVGATLKVAQGGSYSRVVVKANNANLSKIDQLVVRGFFTKNHKIRVNFKEGDSLSKWSGKNLRGTGDTNSVYYVRIAENASDANLSRVTATTFAFETQGSESTTFKVTSYIARKRGHEPHTTFKAEDSGALYLVSEDMGILDSVRFGNMPTGASWSRDAAGKWGYAAPSPYGNAAGEVFPVQAGDASAAVNIPASGFYSSAVTVTFPAGTRCEQGGTAPTANSQVMPQTLTINATTVLRCRAYAEGSYPGEEIIRTYVFEQQPSLASIFVTTDPLSMFSPDSGLYMTGNGASMMDPKKGANYWSNRELPVYVELFEPGSPRTPAFGIMGDFKVTGQYSRAKEKKSFSVTVREEYGAKRLKYPLFPSNPELKKFKAFSVRNFGNNFGSDYLRDRIGEDAPKLVEISATKKKKVVSNL
- a CDS encoding glycoside hydrolase family 18 protein, whose amino-acid sequence is MKAFFLFFLTLAGIYSAWAAPLFIGYYPDWGKWHKPAYTVDKVPYEKLTHVLWSFITPDTDGSLRGDAADDPSALDEMVALGHAAGTKVIVSLGGGGQSENFVPVASDDALRQKFIANLVQFVADHNLDGLDMDWEWEYNPVPDADTIAYNKLLTELRAALPEGKTLSAALPCSQYYGKFFTPEVLVKNLDWLGFMTYDITGDWDDKAMFDSPLYPHSGYTTWSWEQTHDYWKKRGVPTEKMVFGIPSFGFQFEGATGPGTDFTKGTAKQVPYKDIVANPDWEFFFDSVSVSPYGVSSTGYVTFEDPHSSAVKSRWVKDNGYAGIMVWEVSHDYIEGTGNPILDSIAVVLHNGSTDAIPYARKVRTSQQIRQQNATGKQVDALGKSVKGKPKFIRIFEP